The following is a genomic window from Geminicoccaceae bacterium.
CTCAATATTTCGATGACATGAGAGCATTATGAAAACTTTGTCATTTTGAATTCTGGCTCTCGCATAAAAGTAGAAAAGCTGGCATAGTCATCCCAGTTGCTGAGACCCTGTCCTGTTGCGCCGTACCGTCGTTTTGTCGGTGCCGGTGGGCTCGGGAAGGGCGATTGATTGTCATGGAACCCAGGGAGCCGTTGCTCGATGGCCTATCTTCCGACAGTCCCCACCGAAGGAACGGGGCTTTCTCGTTATCTCGACGAGATCCGCCGGTTCCCGATGCTGGAGCCGGACGAGGAGTACATGCTTGCCAAGCGCTGGAGGGAAGACGACGACGTCGACTCGGCGCACAGGCTGGTAACCAGCCACCTGCGGCTGGTGGCGAAGATCGCCATGGGCTATCGGGGCTATGGCCTGCCGATGAACGAGATCATCTCCGAAGGCAATGTCGGGTTGATGCAGGCGGTGAAGCGCTTCGATCCTGACCGCGGGTTCCGTCTGGCGACCTATGCCATGTGGTGGATTCGTGCCGCCATACAGGAGTACATCCTTCACAGCTGGTCGCTGGTCAAGCTCGGTACCACGGCTGCGCAGAAGAAGTTGTTCTTCAATCTGCGGCGGCTCAAGGGCCAGATGCAGGCGATCGAGGAAGGGGATCTGCATCCCGAGACCGTCAAGGAGATTGCCGAGACGCTGGCCGTCACCGAGCAGGATGTCATCGACATGAACCGGCGCCTCGAAGGGCCCGATCATTCGCTCAATGCCTCGCTGCGCACCGAGGGCGACTCCGAATGGCAGGACTGGCTGGTCGATGACAGCGCCAGTCAGGAAACGGTGATCGCCGAAGAGGACGAGTTTAGCCACCGCCGCGACATGCTCGACCGGGCGATGGAGGTTCTCAACGACCGCGAGAAGCATATCCTCACCGAGAGGCGGTTGAAGGAGCAGCCCAGCACGCTGGAAGACCTTTCCACGGTGTACAACATCAGCCGCGAGCGGGTTCGCCAGATCGAGGTGCGAGCTTTCGAAAAGTTGCAGAAGGCGATTCGTGGTATGGAAGCCGAACAGGTCGCCCAGGCCGAGGAAAGGGTAATTCCCGACCGGCCCTGACAGTTTTCTCCGGTGGCCCGTTCGGATGGACGGACCGCCCGCACTCCCGTTGACCGTTCGATCATCCCATCGGGAAGCGCCGTATCCGGTCCCAAAACCGGGTGCGGCGTTTTCTCTTCCGCATTGGGGAAATATCGAGGTCGAGGTGATTGTCCTAGCTTCGCGTTGCTGTATGCCGGAAGACTGCAATCATGTGGAGAATGTAGCCAAAAATTGGCGTTCGACATATGACACATGAATTGGAAATCGGACTGACAGTCTGGGCCACAAGCTGGCACGGCGACGAATAAGCGCTACATCGTTCAGGCAAGCCCATTCTCCAGAGGAAAAAGGGGAGATTGCCTCGATGCAGCAGCCTGTCGATGTCCATTTCAGCCGGGCCACCAGACTGGTCCATGCCGGTCTCGCGATCGCCATCATCCTGCAACTGGCCACCGCCCAGTTCATGCAATCGCCAAGGCGTGACCGGCCCGGCGATTCGATTTTCGAACTGCATGAGATCTTCGGTCTGCTGGCAATGGCACTGGCCCTGGCATTCTGGGTCGTGCTCATCATGCGTCACAGGGGAACCGAACCCGGCAGGCTGGTCCCCTGGTTTTCAGCGGAGCGGCGCAGCGCCATGTTCAGGGATCTGGGCCGGTTCCTGTCCAGTCTCCGCTCCATGCGGCTACCGCGATATGATCCCGGGGATGCCTTCATCCCGGCCATTCAGGGGCTTGGCCTCCTGCTCATGACGTTCATGGCCGCCAGCGGCACGCTCTATGTCCTGGCGGAATGGAGCGGGATGGGGACGGGCGGCGCGATCCATGAGCTGATGGAAGTACACAGCTTCTTCGGCAATCTTGTCTGGGCCTATGTGATCGGCCATGCGGGAATGGCCATGGTCCATGAGTTCATTGGCGATCTGAGAATTTCACAGATGTGGTCGCTCCGGCGCGGGGACTGACCGGGACGGGAGTGCCTCGCAGCGACATGCCCACTTCAACCATGGTACACCGGCCGCACCAACGGGATGCGGCCGGTGCCGGATAGCGTGACGCTTCAGCCCTTCACCTTGCGGACCGCTTCAATGTCCGCACGTGCAGCACCGGCCAGCAGCATGCTGTCGACCGCTCCGGCGACCATCTGGTAGCCGGCCTCGAACAACTCCGCGGTATTGCGCATCGCCGAGGGGACAGTGGCCATGGGCTTGCCGCCGGCACGAATGCCGGCCTCGGCCTCGTGCACGACCTTCGCCACCTCGGCGTGAGCCAGTCCTTCCTCAAGATGACCAATGGAACCGCCCATGTCGTTGATGCCGATGAGCACGATGTCGATGCCATCGATCTCGGCGATCGATTTCGCATTGCGTGCCGCCGTTGCGCTCTCGATCTGGCCGATGACCAGCAATTCGTCGCTCCAGCGGTCGAGATAGTCCGGCCACATGCCCCAGCGGGTGCAGCGTTGCGCCTTCGCGGCATAGCCGCGCTTCCCCTGCGGAGGGTAACGGCATGCGTCGATGGCCGCGCGGGCCTCGTCGGCGTTCTCCAGCATCGGAATCATCAGCGAGGTCGCACCGGCGTCGAGAATCCGCTTGATATAGACATGGTCATTCCAGGGAACCCTGATCACCAGGGGGCAGCCGGTTGCGTCGCATGCGCGCATCACGTCGACGGCCGTCTCCAGGCTGGCGGCTCCATGTTCGTTGTCGAGGACAAGGAAATCGTATCCGGCATGGGCCATGAGTTCGGCGACGCCCGCATCCGGGAACGCCAGCCATGCCCCATACAATTTGTCCCCGGCTTTGATCCTTTTTTTCAATGAGTTGACGTGCAAGACCGAATATCTCCCCGTGATGCGGCATGACCAGAACGGCATGTCTCAAGTGAACGCGTGGCATTTTAGAAAAAAATCCGCGAATTTCTACTCGACTTATCCAAACATTCGCGAAAAGTGAAAACATTATTCAACTGCGGAGAAATCGCGCCATACGTGAGTTTTCTCTGTTGACCTGAAGTCTCAAGTATCTAAACTTCAAATATCATCTTTGTTTTTGCTATTCAACGGATGGTTGTGATCATTATCCAGCTGCAGGCTGTATATTGATCAGGCCCGCAGCCGTCCGGTCACATGAGGAAGCTTCCTGGCCCGAGGGCCGGATCACCGCGATTGCCGAAGAGTCTGAAAGGACTTTGTTCCCGATCGCTATGGGCGTCCAAAAACAAATGTCTGCTGTCTTCGGGGAACGCCGGTCTCGATGCAACCAGCTGGGATCCGCGCACAATGTCATCACCGACCATCGATTTTGCCGAATTGATCGAAAAGGATCGTACCGAGCGAGCGAAAGATCGCTGGAAAGGAACATTCCTCGACTATCTGGAACTGGTGAAGGAGGACCCGGGGCTCGCCGACCTCGCCCACAAGCGCCTCTACGACATGCTCACCGAGCCAGGCGAACTGGTGCTCGACAGCGAGGCCGACGGGCGGATCAAGCGGGTCTTCGGCGACCGTCCGGTCAAGGTCTACAACTTCTTCAAGGAGGAATTCTTCGGCATGGAGAAGACGCTCGACAAGATCGTGCGCTATTTCCATGCGGCGGCCATGGGCGGAGAGGAAGCCCGGCAGGTGCTCTATCTCATGGGTCCGGTCGGGTCGGGCAAGAGCTCGCTGGTCGAGCGGCTGAAGCGGGGACTGGAGCAGCTGCCGCCCATCCATGTCATCGACGGGTGCCCGATCTTCGAGCAGCCGCTGCATCTGATCCCGCGCCATCTGCGTCAGGCGTTCGAGGAGATGCTCGATGTCAAGATCGACGGTGACCTGTGTCCGATCTGCCGCCATCGGTTGATGAATGAATATGATGGCAAGTACGAGACCATGCCGGTGCGCACGGTCACGTTGTCCAAGCGGGCAAGGCGTGGCGTCGGAGTGGTCCCGCCGGTCGACCCCAACAACCAGGACACCTCGGTCCTCATCGGTTCGGAGGATATCTCCAAACTCGATCGTTACAGCGAGGGCGATCCGAGGGTGCTGGAACTGAATGGCGCGTTCAACGTCGGCAATCGCGGCATGGTCGAGTTCATCGAGGTCTTCAAGAACGAGACCGAATACCTGCACACCATGATCACCGCCACCCAGGAACGCTTCGTTCCGGCACCCGGGCGGCATGGGACCATTCACGTCGACACCTGCATCATCGCGCATTCGAACGAGGCGGAATGGCAGAAGTTCAAGGCCGACCACACCAACGAGGCGATCCTCGACCGGATCGTCGTCGTCAAGGTCCCCTACAACCTTCGCCTCTCCGAAGAGAGCAAGATCTATCGCAAGTTCCTCGACCGGTCGAAATTCAAGGTGCGCATGGCTCCGCACACGCTCGAAATCGCCGCGATGTTCGCGATCCTCTCCCGGCTGGAACCGAACGCCAAGTGCGACCTTGTCACGAAGTTGAAGATCTACAATGGCGAAGAGGTGCTGGAAAAGGGACGGCCGAAGAAGCTCACGGCTCACGAGCTGCGCGAGGATACCAAGCGCGAGGGGTTGTTCGGCATCTCCACCCGCTTCATCATGAAGGCCCTTGATACGGCACTCGCCCAGAACGACGGGATCATCCATCCGATCAATGTGCGCGAATCGCTGATCAGCATGGTGAAGGAGGTCGACATGGCCGACGACACCAAGAAGCTTTATCTCGAATTCCTCCAGGATACCTTGCACAAGGCTTATCTGGACTATCTGGAAAAGGACATCACCAAGGCGTTCGTCTATTCGTTCAAGGACCAGGCCGATACCCTGTTCCAGAATTATCTCGATCACGCCGAGGCGCATGTCACCCGGTCGAAGGTCAAGGATCCTGTCACCCGCGACGAGATCCAGCCCGACGAGGCTTTCCTGAAGTCGATCGAGGAGCAGATCGCGATCATCGGTCCGGCCGCCGACGGCTTCCGCCAGGAAGTGATCGCCTATCTCTGGTCTGCCAGCAGGCGCGGCGAGAAGATCGACTACTCGGCCTACGAACCTCTCAAGGAGGCCATCGAAAAGAAGCTCATGTCATCGGTGCGCGATATCAGCCGGATCATCACCAAGGCCCGGACACGCGACAGCGAGCAGCGCGAGAAGTATGACAGCATGGTCGAGAACCTGATCAGCCAGGGCTATGACGAGAGTTCGATCGACACGATCCTCAAATATGCCGCCAATCATCTGTGGAAGGACTGAGAGGGAAGGACAGGACGGATCATGACCGTATTCCGGCCCTATAGCGAAGGCGACGCACTGCGGTCCGACCGCAGTGCGGGCGACCGCAAGCGGCACCGCGACAAGTTGCGCCGCTCGATACGCGACAACATCGCCGACATCATTTCCGAGGAGGCGATCATCGGCCGCGACCGCGACCGGCTTATCAAGGTGCCGATCAAGGGGGTGAAGGAGTATCGCTTCACCTTCGGCGACAATCAGGGCGGTGTCGGCACCGGCAATGGCGAAACCGAGCAGGGGCAGATTGTCGGTCAGAGCGGCAAGAACGGCAAGAAGCCGGGCGAGGCCGGCGATCAGCCCGGCGAGGATGTCTACGAGACCGAGATCAGCCTCGAAGAACTGGTCGACATCATGTTCGAGGACCTCGAACTTCCCGACATGGAGCGCAAGATCCTCAAGGAGGCGCTCAGCGAGAGGGTGGCCAAAAGGCTGGGCTACCGCAAGCAGGGGGTGCGTGCGCATCTCGACCGCAAGCGCACGGCAAAGCAGAGGCTGAAGCGGCAGATCGCGGGCGGCCGCGCCACGGCTGCAGCAAGCAGTGACGCCGCCTTGCGCGAGCATTCCGACGGCCGTTTCCCCTTTCACAAGGAAGACCTGACTTATCGGCGCCTGCGGCTCGACACCCGCGAGGAGAGCAATGCGGTGGTCGTGTGCATCATGGATACATCGGGTTCCATGGACCGGATGAAGAAATACCTCGCGCGGTCATTTTTCTTTTTGTTGTACCAGTTTGTATGCACCAAATATCAAAAGACAGAGATTGTCTTTATTGGGCATCATTCGCAGGCAAAGGAAGTGACCGAAGACGAGTTTTTCCACAAGGGCGAGTCCGGGGGGACGATGATTTCGTCCGGATACAACAAGGCTCTGGAAATTATTCAAACTCGATACCATCCCGCACATTGGAATATCTACGCTTTCCACTGTTCGGACGGTGACAATTTTTCCAGCGACAATGAGGCGACGCTGCGCGCCGCCACCGAACTCTGCCAGATCTGCAACCTTTTCGGCTATGGCGAGATCAAGCCGATGGGGCATCACTTCTACGAGAGTTCGATGCTCGACCAGTTCGAGAAGCTGGGGCAGCCCAACTTCCAGAGCGTGCTGATCGAGTCGCGCGAAGACATCTGGCCGGCGTTCAAGTCCTTCATGTCCAAGGACAGGGAGCCTATGGCGGCCTGACCCTCCACCGACTCCCGATAGCGGGATATATCCCACCCTGTGCCGACCGGCGTTTTCGCCGGTCGGCACGATGTGCCTCAGCGGCTGCCGAGCCTTGCCAGTTCCTCGTCGACCGAGGTTTCGCAGTCGCTGGCGGCCTTGGCGTACTTGTCATACCAGTCTGCGCCAAACTGCTTTTCATACCATTCCTTCATCGGCTCGCGGACCGCGCGGAATGTCTCCATCTCCTCCTCGGTGGGGACATAGATCTCACCGCCGCCGGCAACGAATGCCGCACTCTGGCGGGCGTCGGCGCCCTTGTTGAATTCGAGCTGGACATCGGCCATCTGGCGCACTCCCGACACGACCAGTTCGCGCAGGTCATCGGGCAGGCCGTCGAGGAAATCCTGACTTACCGCCATGAAACCGAAGAGATAGGCATGCTCGTCGATGGTGGCGTATTTGAGGACCTCATTCATCTTGTTGGGCACGATATCGGTAACCGCGTTCTTGGTCCCCTCGACCACGCCCGTCGCGAGCGATGTGTAGAGTTCTCCCCAGGCAATCGGCGTCGGGTTGGCCTTGAAATAGGTCATCATCTCGACCGGCAACTGCGAATTGATCACCCGCATCTTGATGCCTTCGAGATCGGCTGCCGATTTCACCAGCTTGTCCGCTGTGAAGAAATTGCGGAACCGGCCGGTGTTGCCGATGCCGATCAGATTGACGTTGCCGGACTTCAGCAGGAAGGTTTCACGGACATCCTCGAAGAACGGGCCGCGGATCATGCATTCCGCCACGTCGTCGTCGCGGATCATGTAGGGCAGTTCGATGACCTGCAACTCGGGCATGAAGCCGACGAGCCCGCCCAGGGCCGTATGGGCGACCTCAAGCGTCCCGGCATTCACCTGCTCGACCATCTCGCGGAACGAGCCCAGCTGCGAGCCGGGGAAGATCTGGACCTCGATGCGGCCATTGGAGCGGCTTTCGAGGAAGAACTTGAGGAATTCACCGGCCACGTGATCGTCGCTGTCCGGACCGACCGGTCCCGGATGGCCGTACTTGACGACATAGTCGGCAGCATGTCCGGCAGTGCCCAGCCCTGCCGCCGTCACGGCCGCAAGGGCCGCGACGCCGGTCTTGAGAATCTTCAACATGATCTTGCCTCCCCGTTGATCGGGTTTTGTACTGCCGTCATCAGCCTGCGAGACCCAGAAGACGCGGCAGCGTCATCGTCAGGGCCGGGATGTACGTGATCAGGAGGATCACGACGAGGTGGACGAAGAGAAACGGCCACATGTCCTTGGCGATCTCGACGATCGACAGGCGCGTCAGCGTCGAGGCAACGAACAGCACCAGTCCCATGGGCGGAGTGGCAAGGCCGATGGTGAGATTCACGCACATGACGATGGCGAAATGCAGCGGATCGACGCCCAGTCCGATGACGGTCGGTCCGATCAGCGGGCCCAGGATGAGGATCGCCGGCCCCGCATCGAAGAACATGCCGACAATCAGCAGCAGCAGGTTGACGCACAGAAGGACGACCCACGGATTGTCGCTGATGCCGAGCAGCAGGCCGCTCACCGCCGTCGGCATGCCCGAGAGCGATGTCACCCAGCCGAACACCGTGGCCGCACCGATCACGAGCAGGATCGACGACGAGGCGATGCCGGAACGGTAGAGCATGTCCGGCAGCTGCCGGACCGACGGCGTGCGGGTGACGAACAGGCTGAGGAGCAGGGCATAGGCCACGGCGGCAGCCGCAGCCTCGGTCGGGGTGAACACGCCGGAGAGAATGCCGCCCAGGATGATGACCGGGGTCAGCAGGGGCAGGAATGCGCTGGTGAAGGCCGTCCTGACTTCGGCAGCCGTGGCCCGGCGTTCGGCCTTCGGGTAATTGCGCTTTTTGGCCAGGTGTCCGGTCATCAGCATCAGTCCGCCGCCCATCAGGATCCCGGGAATGAAGCCGGCGGCAAACAGGCCGGCCACCGAGACGCCCATGATATAGGCATAGACGACCATGATGATGGATGGCGGGATGACCGGGCCGATGACCGAGGATGCCGCCGTTATGGCCGCACTGAAACGACGCGTGTAACCATCCTTCTCCATGGCCGGGATGAGGATCGAGCCCAGCGCCGAGGTGTCGGCAACGGCCGAGCCCGAGAGCCCGGCAAACAGCATCGAGGATACCACGTTGACCTGGGCAAGGCCGCCGCGCAGGTGGCCGACGATGGAATTGGCGAAGTTGACCAGCCGTATGGTGATGCCGCCATGGTTCATGATCTCGCCGGCGAGGATGAACATCGGAATGGCCAGCAACGGGAACTGGTTGATGCCCGAGAAGATCCGCTGGGGCATCATCGACAGGAACACCAGCTTGTCCTGCAGCATGATGCCGACCATGGGCGCGAAGATGAGCGCGAACACGATCGGCACGCCGAGCACCATGACAAGGACGAGAATATAGAAGAAAGCGAGAGCCATCGCACCTATTCCCTCACTTCTTCGGCATAGCTGTCATGGGATTCGACCAGCCCCCTGTCGGGATCGCCGATGCCGATGAGGGTGCGCAGGGCATGTCCGAGCGAGACGAGCAGCAGCAGGAACCCGCCCAGGGGCACCGCCAGGTAGACCCAGAACATGGACAGCTGGAAGCTGGAAGCGACCTGTCGCGCTCCCAGTTTGGCGAAGAGTCCGCCCTGCCAGATAAGCATGACACAGACGAGGATGATCACCACGTTGATGAGGAAAAGCGCGACCTGCCGCGCGCGTCCCGACAGTGCCGCGGGCAGGACGTCGATGCTGACATGGGCACCGTCGCGCAGGGCGACCGGCGCGCCGACGAAGGTCAGCCAGACCATGAGGTACTTGGCGGCTTCCTCCGACCAGGGGATGGCGTTGTTGAGGGCGTATCGCCAGAACACCGCGCAACTCAGGAGGACGGCGAGCCCGCCGACAATGAGAATCACGGCAAGGCGACAGATGCCGAGCACCGAATTGTTGATGCCCTGCAAGGCGCCGGCTGCGCGCTCCAGGGCGTTCAAGACCCTTGCTGTCCTGATTGATCCTGCCAGAAATTCAATGGTTTCCTCCCCGATAACCATTGTGCCGAATTCCCGATCGGTCGCGACCGATCGAACTCGACAGTTGTGAATTTCCTCATCTGTCGAGCTTGATAACGTGAGACTTGTCGCCATGGCAATACCGATTGCCCGGCCGCGGACCAGTGTCGGAACGATGCCCGGGGTCAGCCCTTTTGTGTCGCGGCACCCGTCGTGAACCCGCCACCGGCGACATCGAGGCGTGTTCCCGACACGAATGACGCCTCGTCTCCCAGAAGCCAGGCGACGGCCGCGGCCACTTCCTCCGCGCGGCCCAGGCGGCCCATGGGAATGGTCGCCTCCACGGCAGCGCGCTGTTCGCGGTCGGTGCGCAGGGATCCGACCATGTCCGTCTCGGTGACGCCGGGACGGACCGCATTGACCCGGATGCCTTCGCCCGCGACTTCCTTGGCCAGGGCCAGCGTGAACAGGTCCACGGCTCCCTTGCTGGCGGCATAGTGGGTGGCGCCGGGCCGGCCGCCGGCAAAGGCTGCCATCGACGAGATGTTGACGATCACACCGCCCTTACCGCCAACTTCGGCACGCGTGGACATGCGCCGGACCGCCTCGCGGCAGCAGATCATCAGCCCCACCACATTCACGTTGAAGAGGCGGGCAAGGGTGGCCGCATCGGCATCCTGAGCACGCATGTGTGAACTTATCCCGGCATTGTTCACCAGACCGTGAATGCTGCCAAAGTGCTTGTCGACGGCGTCAAACAGTCCGACGACGTCGTTCTCGACGCCGACATCGGCGCGAAAGCAGGCAGCACGGCCGCCCTCATCGGCGATCTGCCGTTCCACCTGCCGTGCCGCGGCCTCGTCGTCGCGATAGGCGATGGCGACCTGAAATCCGGCCTGTGCGGCCTTGCGGCACGTGGCGGCTCCGATTCCCCGGGACC
Proteins encoded in this region:
- a CDS encoding SDR family oxidoreductase produces the protein MPARTVIVTGGSRGIGAATCRKAAQAGFQVAIAYRDDEAAARQVERQIADEGGRAACFRADVGVENDVVGLFDAVDKHFGSIHGLVNNAGISSHMRAQDADAATLARLFNVNVVGLMICCREAVRRMSTRAEVGGKGGVIVNISSMAAFAGGRPGATHYAASKGAVDLFTLALAKEVAGEGIRVNAVRPGVTETDMVGSLRTDREQRAAVEATIPMGRLGRAEEVAAAVAWLLGDEASFVSGTRLDVAGGGFTTGAATQKG
- a CDS encoding TRAP transporter large permease; translated protein: MALAFFYILVLVMVLGVPIVFALIFAPMVGIMLQDKLVFLSMMPQRIFSGINQFPLLAIPMFILAGEIMNHGGITIRLVNFANSIVGHLRGGLAQVNVVSSMLFAGLSGSAVADTSALGSILIPAMEKDGYTRRFSAAITAASSVIGPVIPPSIIMVVYAYIMGVSVAGLFAAGFIPGILMGGGLMLMTGHLAKKRNYPKAERRATAAEVRTAFTSAFLPLLTPVIILGGILSGVFTPTEAAAAAVAYALLLSLFVTRTPSVRQLPDMLYRSGIASSSILLVIGAATVFGWVTSLSGMPTAVSGLLLGISDNPWVVLLCVNLLLLIVGMFFDAGPAILILGPLIGPTVIGLGVDPLHFAIVMCVNLTIGLATPPMGLVLFVASTLTRLSIVEIAKDMWPFLFVHLVVILLITYIPALTMTLPRLLGLAG
- a CDS encoding cytochrome b/b6 domain-containing protein translates to MQQPVDVHFSRATRLVHAGLAIAIILQLATAQFMQSPRRDRPGDSIFELHEIFGLLAMALALAFWVVLIMRHRGTEPGRLVPWFSAERRSAMFRDLGRFLSSLRSMRLPRYDPGDAFIPAIQGLGLLLMTFMAASGTLYVLAEWSGMGTGGAIHELMEVHSFFGNLVWAYVIGHAGMAMVHEFIGDLRISQMWSLRRGD
- a CDS encoding DUF444 family protein; translated protein: MTVFRPYSEGDALRSDRSAGDRKRHRDKLRRSIRDNIADIISEEAIIGRDRDRLIKVPIKGVKEYRFTFGDNQGGVGTGNGETEQGQIVGQSGKNGKKPGEAGDQPGEDVYETEISLEELVDIMFEDLELPDMERKILKEALSERVAKRLGYRKQGVRAHLDRKRTAKQRLKRQIAGGRATAAASSDAALREHSDGRFPFHKEDLTYRRLRLDTREESNAVVVCIMDTSGSMDRMKKYLARSFFFLLYQFVCTKYQKTEIVFIGHHSQAKEVTEDEFFHKGESGGTMISSGYNKALEIIQTRYHPAHWNIYAFHCSDGDNFSSDNEATLRAATELCQICNLFGYGEIKPMGHHFYESSMLDQFEKLGQPNFQSVLIESREDIWPAFKSFMSKDREPMAA
- a CDS encoding TRAP transporter small permease, with protein sequence MNALERAAGALQGINNSVLGICRLAVILIVGGLAVLLSCAVFWRYALNNAIPWSEEAAKYLMVWLTFVGAPVALRDGAHVSIDVLPAALSGRARQVALFLINVVIILVCVMLIWQGGLFAKLGARQVASSFQLSMFWVYLAVPLGGFLLLLVSLGHALRTLIGIGDPDRGLVESHDSYAEEVRE
- a CDS encoding serine protein kinase, coding for MSSPTIDFAELIEKDRTERAKDRWKGTFLDYLELVKEDPGLADLAHKRLYDMLTEPGELVLDSEADGRIKRVFGDRPVKVYNFFKEEFFGMEKTLDKIVRYFHAAAMGGEEARQVLYLMGPVGSGKSSLVERLKRGLEQLPPIHVIDGCPIFEQPLHLIPRHLRQAFEEMLDVKIDGDLCPICRHRLMNEYDGKYETMPVRTVTLSKRARRGVGVVPPVDPNNQDTSVLIGSEDISKLDRYSEGDPRVLELNGAFNVGNRGMVEFIEVFKNETEYLHTMITATQERFVPAPGRHGTIHVDTCIIAHSNEAEWQKFKADHTNEAILDRIVVVKVPYNLRLSEESKIYRKFLDRSKFKVRMAPHTLEIAAMFAILSRLEPNAKCDLVTKLKIYNGEEVLEKGRPKKLTAHELREDTKREGLFGISTRFIMKALDTALAQNDGIIHPINVRESLISMVKEVDMADDTKKLYLEFLQDTLHKAYLDYLEKDITKAFVYSFKDQADTLFQNYLDHAEAHVTRSKVKDPVTRDEIQPDEAFLKSIEEQIAIIGPAADGFRQEVIAYLWSASRRGEKIDYSAYEPLKEAIEKKLMSSVRDISRIITKARTRDSEQREKYDSMVENLISQGYDESSIDTILKYAANHLWKD
- the rpoH gene encoding RNA polymerase sigma factor RpoH — protein: MAYLPTVPTEGTGLSRYLDEIRRFPMLEPDEEYMLAKRWREDDDVDSAHRLVTSHLRLVAKIAMGYRGYGLPMNEIISEGNVGLMQAVKRFDPDRGFRLATYAMWWIRAAIQEYILHSWSLVKLGTTAAQKKLFFNLRRLKGQMQAIEEGDLHPETVKEIAETLAVTEQDVIDMNRRLEGPDHSLNASLRTEGDSEWQDWLVDDSASQETVIAEEDEFSHRRDMLDRAMEVLNDREKHILTERRLKEQPSTLEDLSTVYNISRERVRQIEVRAFEKLQKAIRGMEAEQVAQAEERVIPDRP
- the dctP gene encoding TRAP transporter substrate-binding protein DctP, with the translated sequence MLKILKTGVAALAAVTAAGLGTAGHAADYVVKYGHPGPVGPDSDDHVAGEFLKFFLESRSNGRIEVQIFPGSQLGSFREMVEQVNAGTLEVAHTALGGLVGFMPELQVIELPYMIRDDDVAECMIRGPFFEDVRETFLLKSGNVNLIGIGNTGRFRNFFTADKLVKSAADLEGIKMRVINSQLPVEMMTYFKANPTPIAWGELYTSLATGVVEGTKNAVTDIVPNKMNEVLKYATIDEHAYLFGFMAVSQDFLDGLPDDLRELVVSGVRQMADVQLEFNKGADARQSAAFVAGGGEIYVPTEEEMETFRAVREPMKEWYEKQFGADWYDKYAKAASDCETSVDEELARLGSR